The Thamnophis elegans isolate rThaEle1 chromosome Z, rThaEle1.pri, whole genome shotgun sequence genome contains a region encoding:
- the LOC116521359 gene encoding olfactory receptor 12D2-like, giving the protein MKNWTEVPEFILLGLTNDHTQQHILFTVFLLLYQACLLGNGAILVVIFVVPRLHTPMYFFLGHLSFLDICCSTVIVPKMLTGFITEQQTISFVGCLTQMHFFHFLGSSEGMLLGVMAFDRYVAICNPLRYTIIMNKWTCVTLAGATWAAGFFHALMHTVVTSQLWFCGPNLIQHFFCDIKPLLLLACSSTVLNLTLLNIVTSGIALTSFFLTLLSYIYIVTFLFFKSGSWQNHWKAFSTCACHLTVVALLYIPVIFNYILSSAAESTEREMSMTLLYSVITPVLNPLIYTLRNQEVKSALRKILFRKALSRGI; this is encoded by the coding sequence atgaaaaattggaCGGAAGTGCCAGAATTCATTCTTCTAGGTTTAACAAATGACCATACACAGCAACACATTCTCTTCACAGTTTTCCTACTGCTGTACCAGGCTTGCTTGCTTGGAAATGGAGCCATCTTGGTAGTTATCTTTGTTGTACCACGGCTACACACCCCCATGTATTTTTTCCTAGGGCATCTTTCATTTTTGGATATATGTTGCTCTACAGTAATTGTGCCCAAAATGTTAACTGGGTTCATAACAGAGCAACAAACTATTTCCTTTGTTGGTTGCCTCACTCAgatgcatttctttcatttcctgggTAGCAGTGAGGGCATGCTTCTGGGTGTCATGGCATTTGACCGTTATGTAGCCATATGCAATCCTTTGCGTTATACCATTATCATGAACAAATGGACTTGTGTTACACTAGCTGGGGCCACTTGGGCTGCTGGCTTCTTTCATGCCCTGATGCATACAGTAGTGACTTCTCAGCTATGGTTTTGTGGTCCTAATCTTATCCAGCACTTTTTTTGTGACATCAAACCTCTCCTCCTGTTGGCTTGCAGCAGCACAGTCCTAAACCTCACACTTCTTAATATTGTCACTAGTGGTATTGCTCTGACCTCTTTCTTCCTTACTCTCTTGTCCTATATTTACATTGTTACATTCCTCTTTTTCAAAAGTGGCTCATGGCAGAACCATTGGAAAGCTTTCTCCACCTGTGCATGCCATCTGACTGTTGTTGCTCTTTTGTACATCcctgttatttttaattatattcttAGTTCTGCTGCTGAATCCactgaaagggagatgagcatgACTCTGTTGTATAGTGTCATCACTCCAGTTTTAAATCCTTTAATTTATACTTTGAGAAACCAAGAAGTCAAATCTGCCTTGAGAAAAATCCTATTCAGAAAAGCTCTTTCTAGAGGGATATGA